The following proteins are encoded in a genomic region of Arachis stenosperma cultivar V10309 chromosome 4, arast.V10309.gnm1.PFL2, whole genome shotgun sequence:
- the LOC130975857 gene encoding putative receptor-like protein kinase At5g39000 has protein sequence MVLKCLCFGDSKKEKNYPTVIEELCHRFSFEDLRKSTNNFDDKLVIGWSSFGNKVYKGCLKHNDAATDHTITLKVMVPHYSIQGSLQFKKEIELLCQLRHPNIISLTSFCDQEKEKIVVYEYMANESLGDYLRNRNRNNQPLSWKKRLDICIGVAHALHYLHSGAKRAIIHRDINPSNILLDKNMMPKLTNFGISLQGGFSTLKPKKIKVDKIVGTSALMAPEYAIHGIVTDKFDVFSFGMVLLDVVGHKYNERQTLEETMDPILKGKIAPECWQVFTSVIQRCLQHEADERPTMGEVEILLENALSLQEQADITNTNAAHYTLLSTTSLSDIFSRCISNDHLTFDASMEEGFFSEESSD, from the coding sequence ATGGTCCTCAAATGTTTATGCTTTGGTGATtcaaagaaggagaaaaattaTCCGACAGTAATAGAAGAGCTATGCCATCGATTTTCCTTTGAAGATCTTAGAAAATCAACCAACAACTTTGACGATAAACTAGTAATTGGATGGTCATCCTTTGGTAATAAGGTATACAAAGGTTGTCTCAAACATAATGATGCTGCAACTGATCATACCATTACATTGAAGGTGATGGTGCCTCATTACTCCATCCAAGGTTCACTTCAATTCAAGAAGGAAATTGAACTGCTATGTCAGCTTCGTCACCCTAATATAATCTCTCTAACAAGCTTCTGCgaccaagaaaaggaaaagattgTTGTGTATGAGTACATGGCCAATGAATCACTTGGTGATTACTTGAGAAATAGGAATAGGAATAACCAACCACTGTCATGGAAGAAAAGACTAGACATCTGCATTGGAGTAGCACATGCTCTACACTATCTTCACTCAGGAGCCAAGCGTGCTATCATTCATCGTGATATAAATCCAAGTAATATTCTTTTGGATAAGAATATGATGCCCAAACTTACAAATTTTGGGATATCATTGCAGGGAGGGTTCTCTACATTGAAGCCAAAGAAAATCAAAGTAGATAAGATTGTAGGTACATCTGCATTGATGGCTCCGGAGTATGCTATACACGGTATTGTTACTGATAAATTTGATGTTTTCTCCTTTGGCATGGTTCTACTAGACGTGGTAGGCCATAAATATAATGAAAGGCAAACTCTTGAGGAGACAATGGATCCAATTCTGAAAGGAAAGATTGCACCAGAATGTTGGCAGGTATTCACTAGTGTCATACAGAGATGCTTGCAGCACGAAGCAGATGAGCGACCTACAATGGGCGAAGTTGAGATATTGCTTGAGAATGCGCTCTCATTGCAGGAACAAGCTGATATTACAAACACCAATGCTGCTCACTATACTCTATTATCCACTACTTCTTTGTCCGATATATTTTCACGTTGTATAAGTAATGATCATCTGACCTTTGATGCTTCAATGGAGGAAGGCTTTTTCTCGGAAGAAAGTAGTGACTAA